A portion of the Bdellovibrio bacteriovorus genome contains these proteins:
- a CDS encoding sensor histidine kinase: MENTHKDEFLPPDTQEFKKRRREILLVLVVSFLFGLLTWFEIRLFATSQQLPFVHSIFFFGLVNFNIILLLLLLFMIFRNVVKVFVERQGRIFGSSLKAKLIAAFVTFSFVPTVLMFIISVFYINSSFDKWFSAKMAGVLKSSIEVTNAYYFNAKKKNYHFAHQIADAIRPLKNQKDVATKIERLQKEFSLDAVEYYPSLFGKRAVVSAEDDTVPTVPAVSLEFLQKGIKQQVEASIIHQFGDGNLVRVIVPVQEGSEKGAIVVSSFLPLSLISKMNDISTAYDEFRDINPLEYPLKSIYLYILVLMTFVILLAATWFGFYLARQLAVPIVQLGRATRRVAEGDYTPLNLKTGSEEINDLISSFNSMTGTLEHTLEELDQHARYTDTVLKNVSGGVISVDQSGVVTTINRHAGQLLKLDPDKYIGKPVRDLLTLEYFRTFAELQKTMMDHKIESIQKEMRLNIQGEAVPLMINLSILKDDKGHDIGKVLVFNDLSPIVNAQRAAAWTEVARRIAHEIKNPLTPIKLSAERLQRKFGGVITDPAFAECTTMIVKQVDGLKNLVNEFSNFARLPQARPVVANLNAVVEESLGLYRQAHPHVDFKFDADQEVPEFKFDPDQIKRVLVNLIDNSVSAVAKEPQASVQVMTQYDRDIKTVRLTLADNGEGIPAADRSRIFEPYYSTKEGGTGLGLAIVKRIIEDHNGFIRATPNEPHGVKMVIEMPVHEVGAWKPAEHNE, from the coding sequence ATGGAAAATACCCACAAAGATGAATTCCTTCCTCCTGACACTCAGGAGTTTAAAAAACGACGCCGCGAGATTTTACTTGTTCTTGTGGTGTCGTTTTTATTTGGTCTTTTAACATGGTTCGAGATCCGGCTGTTTGCGACCAGCCAGCAGCTTCCTTTTGTTCATTCGATCTTTTTCTTTGGTTTAGTTAACTTCAATATCATCCTGCTTTTATTATTGCTGTTCATGATTTTCCGTAACGTCGTGAAAGTCTTCGTGGAACGGCAGGGGCGCATTTTTGGTAGCAGCCTGAAGGCAAAACTGATTGCGGCGTTTGTGACCTTCAGTTTTGTTCCGACCGTGTTGATGTTTATCATCTCGGTCTTTTATATCAACTCCAGCTTCGATAAGTGGTTCAGTGCTAAGATGGCGGGCGTATTAAAAAGCTCGATTGAAGTCACGAACGCTTATTATTTCAATGCCAAGAAAAAGAACTATCACTTTGCTCACCAGATTGCCGATGCCATTCGTCCTTTAAAAAACCAAAAAGACGTGGCGACAAAAATCGAACGCTTGCAAAAAGAGTTTAGCCTTGATGCCGTTGAATATTATCCTTCGTTGTTTGGTAAGCGTGCGGTGGTATCTGCCGAAGACGACACTGTTCCTACGGTTCCGGCCGTGTCTTTGGAGTTCTTGCAGAAAGGGATCAAACAGCAGGTTGAAGCCAGTATCATCCATCAATTCGGAGATGGGAACTTGGTGCGCGTGATTGTTCCCGTGCAAGAAGGTTCTGAAAAAGGGGCGATCGTTGTTTCTAGCTTTTTGCCGCTGTCTTTGATTTCTAAGATGAATGATATCTCTACGGCCTATGACGAATTCCGGGATATCAATCCACTGGAATACCCGTTGAAATCTATTTACCTGTATATTTTGGTTCTCATGACTTTTGTGATCCTGCTGGCCGCCACTTGGTTTGGATTTTACCTGGCAAGGCAGTTAGCGGTTCCCATTGTGCAATTGGGAAGAGCGACAAGGCGAGTGGCGGAAGGTGATTATACTCCGTTAAACCTAAAAACTGGTTCTGAAGAAATCAACGATTTGATCTCAAGTTTTAACTCGATGACCGGCACTTTAGAGCACACCTTAGAAGAGCTTGATCAACACGCTCGGTACACCGACACGGTTTTAAAAAATGTCAGCGGGGGAGTGATCTCTGTTGATCAATCAGGTGTAGTCACGACGATCAATCGGCATGCGGGTCAATTGTTAAAATTAGATCCCGATAAGTACATCGGAAAACCGGTGCGTGATCTTTTGACGTTGGAATACTTCCGCACTTTTGCGGAACTGCAAAAAACCATGATGGATCATAAAATCGAATCCATTCAAAAAGAAATGCGCTTAAATATCCAAGGCGAGGCAGTGCCTTTGATGATCAATCTTTCGATTCTTAAAGATGACAAAGGTCACGATATCGGTAAGGTTTTAGTCTTTAATGATCTTTCACCTATTGTGAATGCCCAGCGTGCGGCGGCTTGGACGGAAGTGGCTCGTCGTATTGCTCATGAAATTAAAAATCCCCTGACGCCGATTAAGCTTTCGGCGGAACGCTTGCAGCGAAAATTTGGGGGCGTGATCACCGATCCGGCTTTTGCGGAATGTACGACGATGATTGTAAAACAAGTCGATGGCTTAAAAAATCTGGTCAACGAATTCAGCAACTTTGCACGCTTGCCTCAAGCGCGCCCGGTGGTGGCCAATTTAAATGCCGTGGTGGAAGAGTCTTTAGGGCTTTATCGCCAGGCTCATCCTCATGTGGATTTCAAATTCGATGCGGATCAGGAAGTGCCTGAGTTCAAATTTGACCCCGATCAGATCAAGCGGGTTCTGGTGAATTTGATCGACAACTCGGTATCAGCTGTTGCAAAAGAGCCACAGGCCAGTGTTCAAGTTATGACTCAATACGACAGAGATATCAAAACCGTGCGTTTAACTCTGGCCGACAACGGGGAAGGTATTCCTGCGGCAGATCGAAGTCGTATTTTTGAGCCTTACTACTCTACAAAAGAAGGCGGAACTGGGCTAGGCTTAGCCATTGTGAAAAGGATCATCGAAGATCACAATGGTTTCATCCGCGCGACTCCTAATGAGCCTCACGGGGTGAAGATGGTGATCGAAATGCCGGTTCACGAAGTGGGCGCTTGGAAGCCCGCAGAGCACAACGAGTAA
- a CDS encoding riboflavin synthase: MFSGIVEAVMPIESSEELQNAYRIKIKKPSDFNDIKLGDSIACDGVCLTVEAFDDKHMTFALAAETIKVLQWNPQSWLGKQVNLERSLRFGDRIHGHLVTGHVDSLGKVARAALEGESFFLDVQVADSILPYVWKKGSVTLNGVSLTVNELQGNTVSVCLIPETLKRTNLGAVQVGGVVNVEPDYMARAIQRSLEVRKN; encoded by the coding sequence ATGTTTTCTGGAATCGTCGAAGCCGTGATGCCAATTGAAAGCTCTGAAGAGCTGCAAAACGCCTATCGGATCAAGATTAAAAAACCTAGTGATTTTAATGATATAAAGCTTGGCGACAGCATTGCCTGCGACGGTGTTTGTTTGACAGTTGAAGCCTTTGACGACAAGCACATGACCTTTGCTTTGGCGGCTGAAACCATCAAGGTTTTGCAGTGGAATCCACAGAGCTGGTTGGGTAAGCAGGTCAATCTTGAAAGATCTTTACGATTTGGCGATCGCATCCATGGGCATTTGGTCACGGGACATGTGGACAGCCTGGGCAAAGTAGCGCGTGCGGCTCTTGAGGGGGAATCCTTCTTTTTGGATGTGCAAGTGGCCGACAGCATTTTGCCTTACGTTTGGAAAAAAGGCAGCGTCACCTTAAACGGCGTCAGTCTGACGGTGAATGAGCTTCAGGGCAACACCGTGTCTGTTTGTTTAATTCCTGAAACCTTGAAACGCACAAATTTAGGCGCTGTCCAAGTGGGCGGTGTGGTGAATGTAGAGCCTGATTATATGGCGCGTGCGATCCAAAGATCTTTGGAAGTTAGGAAAAATTAG
- a CDS encoding sigma-54-dependent transcriptional regulator, giving the protein MNSTKILIIDDEAPIRDVLSASLRDEGYQVFLAHDGESGLQALKEVQPDVAFLDIWMPGKYDGMEVLNQARRDFPNVEFIMISGHGTIETAVKATKLGAWDFIEKPLSMDKILIGVSNILSFQQQKEEKALLLNKLRKSIALIGEAPSIIQTKQIIARVAPTQSWILIQGEAGSGKNLVAQNIHYMSSRASRPFVDIHCGAIPEDLLESEIFGIEKGAMPGVDKAKKGKLDLATGGTLFIAEIAEMNMAAQAKLLNYLDTKKFTRVGGTEYIDHDVRVIASSSKDIEKEVKEGRFREDLYYRLNVIPFRVPALREHVEDIPVLVSYFSDNVSRESGIPKKAFSEKAIEKMLSYTWPGNVRELKNFIERVYILTPGEFVDVHDLRFAGLVDAADEKSMVMEDMSTFREARAQFEKEYLLRKISENHGNISKTAEVIGLERSYLHRKIKAYGIDTKDN; this is encoded by the coding sequence ATGAACTCCACAAAAATTCTCATCATCGATGATGAGGCTCCAATTCGTGATGTTCTATCGGCGTCTTTGCGCGATGAAGGTTATCAGGTTTTCTTAGCTCATGACGGAGAGTCAGGGCTGCAAGCACTGAAAGAAGTGCAACCCGACGTCGCATTCTTGGATATTTGGATGCCGGGCAAATACGATGGCATGGAAGTTCTAAATCAAGCTCGTCGTGATTTTCCGAATGTTGAATTTATCATGATTTCGGGCCATGGGACGATTGAAACCGCAGTGAAGGCCACAAAGCTTGGTGCTTGGGACTTTATTGAAAAGCCTTTGTCGATGGATAAAATTCTGATCGGCGTTTCTAATATTTTAAGCTTCCAGCAACAAAAAGAAGAAAAGGCGTTACTTCTTAACAAACTTCGCAAGTCGATTGCGTTGATTGGTGAAGCCCCTTCGATCATTCAAACCAAACAAATCATTGCCCGCGTAGCGCCCACGCAATCTTGGATTTTAATTCAAGGGGAGGCCGGTTCTGGTAAAAACTTGGTGGCTCAAAATATTCACTATATGAGCAGTCGCGCCAGCCGTCCGTTTGTTGACATTCATTGTGGCGCGATTCCGGAAGACCTTTTGGAATCTGAAATTTTCGGGATCGAAAAGGGCGCCATGCCAGGTGTAGATAAGGCTAAAAAAGGAAAATTAGATTTAGCTACTGGCGGTACTTTGTTCATTGCGGAAATCGCTGAAATGAATATGGCGGCTCAAGCGAAACTTTTAAATTACCTTGATACTAAAAAGTTCACTCGCGTGGGTGGGACTGAATATATTGACCATGATGTGCGCGTGATTGCGTCTTCATCCAAAGACATTGAAAAAGAAGTGAAAGAAGGCCGCTTCCGCGAAGATCTTTATTACCGTTTGAACGTGATCCCATTCCGCGTTCCGGCTTTACGTGAACACGTGGAAGACATTCCTGTGTTAGTTTCTTATTTCTCTGACAATGTATCGCGTGAAAGTGGAATTCCTAAAAAAGCATTTTCAGAAAAAGCGATCGAAAAAATGCTCAGCTATACTTGGCCGGGGAACGTGCGCGAACTCAAAAACTTTATTGAGCGCGTTTACATCCTGACTCCGGGAGAGTTCGTGGACGTGCACGATTTGCGCTTTGCGGGGCTTGTGGATGCAGCTGACGAAAAATCCATGGTGATGGAAGATATGTCCACGTTCCGCGAGGCACGGGCGCAGTTTGAAAAAGAATATCTATTAAGAAAAATTTCAGAAAATCATGGCAACATCAGTAAGACCGCCGAAGTGATTGGTTTAGAGCGCAGTTACTTGCATCGCAAAATCAAAGCCTACGGAATTGATACGAAAGACAACTAA
- the ribB gene encoding 3,4-dihydroxy-2-butanone-4-phosphate synthase: MSFNTIPEIIDDIRNGKMVILVDDEDRENEGDLILAADHVTTQAINFMITEARGLVCLTLTAQQIERLQLPLMVRDDLNFAPNKTAFTVSIEAAEGISTGISAADRAHTVKVAANPHAKAVDVHMPGHIFPIRAQQGGVLKRAGHTEASVDLARLAGLNPAAVICEVMNPDGSMARVGDLKEFAKKHNMKIGTIVDLIAYRLANETLVEELSSFDLPASFGEGLKARVFRSTVDGLEHLVIQKGEIMADEETLVRVHVDNFTRDFMAVLQRGASTVVESLRLINESQSGAFVLLRGNNRTSGLTQELQVLMGMDDVRPTTPLMDERDYGIGAQILRSIGANKIRLLTNKPEKKVGLKAFDLEIVEIVAIENVKGQK, encoded by the coding sequence ATGTCTTTTAATACAATCCCAGAAATTATCGATGATATTCGTAATGGCAAAATGGTTATCTTGGTGGATGACGAAGATCGTGAAAACGAAGGTGATTTGATTTTAGCCGCAGATCACGTAACGACCCAAGCGATCAACTTTATGATTACGGAAGCGCGCGGTTTGGTTTGTTTGACGTTAACGGCGCAACAAATTGAACGTCTGCAATTGCCGCTGATGGTTCGTGATGATCTTAACTTTGCTCCGAATAAAACAGCTTTCACAGTTAGTATCGAAGCCGCTGAAGGAATCTCCACAGGGATTTCAGCCGCTGATCGTGCTCACACGGTGAAGGTTGCGGCGAACCCGCATGCCAAAGCTGTGGATGTTCATATGCCTGGTCACATCTTCCCGATTCGTGCGCAACAAGGGGGCGTTTTAAAACGCGCTGGGCACACCGAAGCCAGCGTGGATTTGGCTCGCTTAGCGGGATTAAATCCTGCGGCGGTGATTTGTGAAGTCATGAATCCAGACGGCAGCATGGCCCGAGTGGGTGACTTAAAAGAATTCGCCAAAAAACATAATATGAAAATTGGCACGATCGTGGATTTAATCGCGTATCGTTTGGCTAATGAAACTTTGGTCGAAGAACTTTCAAGCTTTGATTTGCCGGCTTCATTTGGGGAAGGCCTTAAGGCCCGTGTTTTCCGGAGCACCGTGGATGGGTTAGAACATTTAGTGATTCAAAAAGGTGAAATCATGGCCGATGAAGAAACCTTGGTGCGCGTACACGTGGACAATTTCACGCGTGATTTTATGGCGGTTTTGCAGCGAGGCGCTTCGACAGTTGTGGAAAGCTTGCGCTTAATCAATGAATCTCAAAGTGGGGCTTTTGTTTTACTTCGTGGAAACAATCGCACCAGTGGGCTGACTCAAGAATTGCAAGTGCTGATGGGTATGGATGATGTACGTCCGACGACACCTTTGATGGATGAACGTGATTACGGGATCGGAGCGCAAATCTTGCGTTCCATCGGTGCTAATAAGATCCGCTTGTTGACTAATAAACCAGAAAAGAAAGTCGGCCTTAAGGCCTTCGATCTTGAAATTGTCGAAATCGTCGCTATCGAAAATGTAAAAGGACAAAAATAA
- the ribH gene encoding 6,7-dimethyl-8-ribityllumazine synthase, with product MKSIKVGVVTSRWNSEITSKLEEGAISYLESCEGVEIFAALVPGAVEIPLAVQAFFDAGCDGVVALGAVIRGDTTHYDYVCNSVTDGVTRLMLDYKKPIGFGVLTTENEEQAHERAGGSHGNKGEESAQVVMEMIGLTQEIPVTMRTAVQMAKASKATKPAKAPKAAAKTKKTKKKARK from the coding sequence ATGAAAAGCATTAAAGTCGGTGTTGTTACTTCTCGTTGGAATTCAGAGATCACTTCAAAACTTGAAGAAGGCGCGATTTCTTACCTAGAATCTTGTGAAGGTGTTGAAATCTTTGCGGCCCTTGTTCCGGGTGCGGTTGAGATCCCTTTGGCCGTTCAGGCCTTCTTTGATGCGGGTTGTGACGGCGTTGTGGCCTTGGGCGCCGTGATTCGTGGAGACACGACTCACTATGACTATGTCTGCAATTCTGTGACTGACGGCGTGACTCGCTTGATGCTTGATTACAAAAAACCTATCGGTTTTGGTGTATTAACGACTGAAAACGAAGAACAAGCCCACGAGCGCGCAGGCGGCAGCCATGGCAATAAGGGCGAAGAATCAGCTCAAGTGGTGATGGAGATGATCGGTTTAACTCAAGAGATCCCGGTGACCATGAGAACGGCCGTACAAATGGCAAAAGCGTCGAAAGCCACTAAGCCCGCCAAAGCCCCCAAAGCAGCTGCGAAAACTAAAAAAACCAAGAAAAAAGCTAGAAAGTAG
- the clpB gene encoding ATP-dependent chaperone ClpB: MSNDIEKMTRKSQEAMQAAARLAERKGNPSVEPEHLLMELVQQSEGIVPRLLDKLQVNQAQFLTDLRGRIDKFPTVSGGNQKIFASPRTEKVFKLAENITEEWGDAYISTEHFFLGMLRAGDQELGSLFKKYKLTEGTVKPALQEMRGSQKVTDDEPENKYEILKKYARDLTALAAEGKLDPVVGRDEEIRRVVQVLSRRTKNNPVLIGEPGVGKTAIAEGLALRIIKQDVPDNLIGKKLMSLDMGALIAGAKYRGEFEDRLKAVIKEVTSSDGQIILFIDELHTLVGAGKTDGAMDAGQLLKPALARGELRCIGATTLDEYRKYIEKDAALERRFQTVLVEEPSVDDAITILRGLKEKYEVHHGIRITDAALVSAVKLSHRYITNRFLPDKAIDLIDEAASKLGIETRSVPEEVDKIERELMQLRIEKEAMKKEKDEAAKDRLSVIEKRIGELTAQNQLLREQWEFEKGGIDQIKKLKADIEDLKIAVSKAERDGDLGKAAELKYGKLPEAESKLKNLEARSKEKTATEERMLKEEVGPEDVAEVVAKWTGIPVSKMLESESQKLLHMEDSLKNRVVGQDHALKIVADAIIRARAEISDPNRPIGTFMFLGPTGVGKTETVKALAEFLFDDEQAIVRIDMSEYMEKHAVSRLVGAPPGYVGYEEGGQLTEAVRRRPYSVVLLDEVEKAHPDVFNILLQVLDDGRLTDGQGRTVDFKNTVLIMTSNVGSQSILDPGMTDIQKREAVNEALRERFRPEFLNRIDEVVMFNSLGENQIGGIVKVQLDLVAQRLKAKKIGIDFSKEAIAFLAKKGYDPIYGARPLKRVIQTELLNPLSREIIAGKVKSGDTVHVKANDAGLTF; the protein is encoded by the coding sequence ATGAGCAACGATATTGAAAAAATGACGCGAAAAAGCCAAGAAGCGATGCAAGCCGCTGCGCGTTTGGCAGAACGCAAAGGGAACCCTTCGGTGGAGCCCGAACATTTACTGATGGAGCTGGTTCAGCAATCGGAAGGTATCGTTCCGCGCCTTTTAGACAAACTCCAAGTCAATCAAGCCCAATTTTTAACGGACTTGCGCGGTCGTATAGATAAATTTCCGACAGTTTCGGGTGGTAATCAGAAGATTTTTGCCAGCCCACGAACCGAAAAAGTATTTAAACTGGCAGAAAATATCACAGAAGAATGGGGCGACGCCTACATTTCGACGGAACATTTCTTTTTAGGAATGCTGCGCGCCGGGGATCAAGAACTTGGATCCTTATTTAAAAAATATAAGCTGACAGAGGGGACGGTCAAACCTGCTTTGCAAGAAATGCGGGGCAGCCAAAAGGTCACCGATGACGAACCTGAAAACAAATATGAGATCTTGAAAAAATACGCCCGCGACTTAACGGCCTTGGCGGCTGAAGGGAAATTAGATCCCGTCGTGGGTCGTGATGAAGAAATTCGTCGCGTCGTTCAGGTTTTATCTCGTCGTACAAAAAACAACCCGGTTTTAATCGGGGAGCCGGGCGTTGGTAAAACCGCGATTGCGGAAGGTTTGGCTTTGCGTATTATTAAGCAAGACGTTCCTGACAATCTTATCGGGAAAAAATTGATGTCCTTGGATATGGGGGCCTTGATCGCTGGCGCAAAATACCGTGGTGAATTCGAAGATCGTTTGAAAGCGGTCATAAAAGAAGTCACTTCCAGCGATGGCCAGATTATTTTATTTATCGACGAACTTCATACGTTAGTAGGCGCCGGGAAAACGGATGGCGCCATGGATGCGGGGCAACTTTTAAAACCAGCCTTGGCTCGTGGTGAATTGCGCTGTATCGGTGCAACTACTTTGGACGAATACCGCAAGTATATTGAAAAAGATGCGGCCTTAGAGCGTCGTTTTCAAACCGTGCTTGTTGAAGAACCCAGCGTTGACGATGCGATTACGATCTTGCGCGGCTTAAAAGAAAAGTACGAAGTCCATCACGGGATTCGTATCACTGACGCGGCCTTGGTGTCGGCGGTGAAATTATCACATCGCTATATTACCAATCGCTTTTTACCCGATAAAGCCATCGACCTTATCGATGAAGCCGCAAGTAAGCTAGGCATTGAAACGCGTTCCGTCCCCGAAGAGGTTGACAAAATTGAACGCGAGTTGATGCAGCTTCGTATTGAAAAAGAAGCGATGAAAAAAGAAAAAGATGAAGCCGCTAAAGATCGCTTGTCGGTGATTGAAAAACGCATCGGTGAATTAACGGCCCAAAATCAACTTCTGCGCGAACAGTGGGAGTTTGAAAAAGGTGGCATCGATCAGATCAAAAAATTAAAAGCGGACATTGAAGATCTTAAAATCGCAGTCAGCAAAGCCGAACGCGACGGAGATTTAGGAAAAGCCGCCGAACTTAAATACGGCAAATTGCCGGAAGCTGAAAGTAAATTAAAAAATCTGGAAGCTCGCAGCAAAGAAAAGACGGCGACAGAAGAGCGCATGCTTAAAGAAGAGGTCGGCCCTGAAGACGTGGCTGAAGTCGTGGCGAAATGGACAGGCATTCCCGTTTCTAAAATGCTTGAAAGTGAATCGCAAAAACTTTTGCATATGGAAGATTCATTGAAAAATCGCGTGGTCGGGCAAGATCATGCTTTAAAAATCGTGGCCGATGCCATCATCAGGGCGCGGGCGGAAATCTCGGACCCGAATCGCCCGATTGGAACTTTCATGTTCCTGGGACCGACAGGGGTTGGTAAGACCGAAACGGTCAAGGCCTTGGCGGAATTCTTGTTTGATGATGAACAAGCTATTGTTCGCATCGACATGAGTGAATATATGGAAAAACATGCGGTGTCGCGTTTGGTCGGCGCGCCTCCGGGATATGTGGGTTACGAAGAAGGTGGTCAGTTGACCGAAGCCGTTCGTCGTCGTCCCTACAGTGTGGTGCTTTTAGATGAAGTCGAAAAAGCGCACCCGGATGTGTTTAATATTTTATTACAAGTCTTAGATGACGGTCGCTTGACCGACGGGCAAGGGCGCACGGTGGATTTTAAAAATACAGTTTTGATCATGACTTCTAATGTCGGATCACAATCTATTTTAGATCCAGGTATGACTGATATTCAAAAGCGCGAAGCGGTGAACGAGGCTTTACGCGAGCGTTTCCGCCCCGAGTTTTTAAATCGTATCGATGAAGTCGTCATGTTTAACTCTTTAGGTGAAAACCAAATCGGCGGCATCGTGAAGGTGCAGTTGGATTTAGTGGCTCAACGCTTGAAAGCCAAAAAGATCGGCATCGACTTTTCAAAAGAGGCGATCGCGTTCTTGGCCAAAAAAGGCTACGACCCGATTTACGGAGCTCGACCTTTGAAGCGGGTTATTCAGACCGAACTCTTAAATCCACTTTCGCGCGAAATTATTGCGGGCAAAGTAAAATCAGGTGATACGGTGCATGTGAAAGCCAATGACGCCGGGTTGACCTTCTAG
- a CDS encoding flagellin, with protein MGMRVTTNMAAINAQRNLIGSQRQINDSMAKLASGSRINKAADDAAGLAISEGLKAQIRSGVQAQRNANDGISMVQTAEGGLNEIGNIVVRLRELGIQAASDTVGEKERGMLNKEVVQLKSEIQRIASVTTWGTTKLLDGSSPKFDFQVGLFNNAEEDRISFNAAENVATLDALGLSGIDFSSKEGAQEALALLDNAQTSVSGTRANLGALQNRLTSTVDNLGVATENMSAANSRIRDTDVAQASSEMTRNNILLQAGTSTLAQANQSNQLALKLIG; from the coding sequence ATGGGAATGCGTGTAACAACAAATATGGCAGCGATCAATGCACAACGTAACTTGATTGGTTCACAACGCCAAATCAACGATTCAATGGCTAAATTGGCTTCTGGAAGCAGAATCAATAAAGCTGCTGACGATGCTGCAGGTCTTGCGATCTCTGAAGGTTTGAAAGCTCAGATTCGTTCTGGTGTTCAAGCTCAACGTAATGCTAACGACGGTATCTCTATGGTTCAAACTGCTGAGGGTGGCTTGAACGAAATCGGTAACATCGTTGTTCGTCTTCGTGAGTTGGGTATCCAAGCGGCTTCTGACACTGTTGGTGAAAAAGAGCGTGGCATGTTGAACAAAGAGGTTGTTCAGTTGAAATCTGAGATTCAACGTATCGCTTCTGTAACTACTTGGGGTACTACTAAACTTCTTGATGGTTCATCACCGAAGTTTGATTTCCAAGTTGGTTTGTTCAACAACGCGGAAGAAGATCGTATCTCTTTCAACGCTGCTGAAAACGTAGCTACTTTGGACGCTCTTGGATTGTCAGGCATTGACTTCTCTTCTAAAGAGGGAGCTCAAGAAGCTTTGGCTTTACTAGATAACGCTCAGACATCGGTTTCTGGAACTCGCGCTAACCTGGGTGCACTCCAAAATCGTTTGACTTCAACTGTAGACAACTTAGGTGTTGCTACTGAGAATATGTCTGCAGCTAACAGCCGTATCCGTGACACAGACGTTGCTCAAGCATCTTCAGAGATGACTCGTAACAACATCTTGTTGCAAGCTGGTACTTCAACATTGGCTCAAGCTAACCAATCTAATCAACTTGCTCTTAAGTTGATCGGTTAA
- the proS gene encoding proline--tRNA ligase, with protein MADTAITPTRAQNYPEWYQQVIVAADMAENSPVRGCMVIKPWGYAVWENMQAVLDRMFKDTGHVNAYFPLLIPLSFLEKEAAHVEGFAKECAVVTHHRLKGDGNGKLIPDGELEEPLIIRPTSETIIGHQFAKWTKSYRDLPILINQWCNVMRWEMRTRMFLRTAEFLWQEGHTVHATAKEAQEETLQMLDVYQKFAEEYMAMPVIKGMKTPDERFPGAVDTYTIEALMQDRKALQAGTSHFLGQNFAKASEIKYLSAEGKEEFAWTTSWGVSTRLIGGLIMTHSDDNGFVAPPRIAPLHVVIIPIYRNDEEKAQVLEYVQSLAKDLKNQSYVGSGIRVKIDDRDMRGGEKAWQYIKQGVPVRVEVGPRDMAKGEVFVGRRDKGPKEKASQGRDAFVQGIGSLLQEIQDGLLERAKKFRDDNIKKITSLADFEKHFTGDESSAPGFALVPWCEAGVGHELLGKLKVTPRCAPLNQEAVSGNCIFSGKPATKWVLFAKSY; from the coding sequence ATGGCAGATACAGCAATTACCCCCACCCGTGCGCAGAATTATCCTGAATGGTACCAACAAGTGATTGTGGCCGCCGATATGGCTGAAAACTCTCCGGTGCGTGGTTGTATGGTGATTAAACCTTGGGGTTACGCAGTTTGGGAAAATATGCAGGCCGTTTTAGATCGCATGTTTAAAGATACAGGCCACGTGAATGCTTATTTTCCTCTTTTGATTCCTTTAAGTTTCTTGGAAAAAGAAGCGGCTCACGTCGAAGGTTTTGCTAAGGAGTGTGCAGTCGTCACTCATCACCGTCTTAAAGGTGATGGCAACGGCAAGTTGATTCCGGATGGAGAACTTGAGGAGCCCTTAATCATCCGTCCGACAAGTGAAACCATCATCGGTCATCAGTTTGCAAAATGGACCAAGTCCTATCGTGATCTGCCCATCTTGATCAATCAATGGTGTAACGTCATGAGATGGGAAATGCGCACGCGCATGTTCTTGCGTACCGCCGAATTCCTTTGGCAAGAAGGTCACACGGTTCATGCTACGGCTAAAGAAGCCCAAGAAGAAACTTTACAGATGTTAGACGTTTACCAAAAATTTGCAGAAGAATATATGGCGATGCCGGTGATTAAGGGCATGAAAACGCCCGACGAAAGATTTCCGGGCGCGGTGGATACCTATACGATTGAAGCTTTGATGCAAGATCGTAAAGCCTTGCAGGCCGGAACTTCGCATTTCTTAGGACAAAACTTTGCTAAAGCTTCAGAGATCAAATATCTGAGCGCTGAGGGTAAAGAAGAATTCGCCTGGACGACATCTTGGGGAGTTTCTACTCGCCTTATTGGTGGTTTGATCATGACCCACAGTGATGACAATGGTTTTGTGGCTCCGCCAAGAATTGCGCCATTGCATGTGGTGATCATCCCAATTTACCGCAATGATGAAGAAAAAGCTCAAGTGCTTGAATACGTTCAAAGCTTAGCTAAAGATCTTAAAAATCAATCTTATGTGGGATCAGGCATTCGCGTAAAAATCGACGACCGTGATATGCGCGGTGGTGAAAAAGCATGGCAATACATCAAGCAAGGTGTGCCGGTGCGTGTGGAAGTGGGCCCTCGTGATATGGCAAAAGGTGAAGTTTTCGTGGGCCGTCGCGACAAGGGTCCGAAAGAGAAAGCTTCGCAAGGCCGCGATGCCTTTGTTCAAGGGATCGGCAGCTTGTTGCAAGAAATCCAAGATGGACTGCTTGAGCGAGCCAAGAAATTCCGTGACGACAATATTAAAAAGATCACAAGCCTTGCGGATTTTGAAAAGCACTTCACGGGTGATGAAAGTTCAGCGCCAGGTTTTGCTTTGGTTCCTTGGTGTGAAGCTGGTGTGGGGCATGAGCTTTTAGGCAAACTAAAAGTGACGCCACGTTGTGCACCTTTGAATCAAGAGGCTGTTTCAGGCAACTGTATCTTCAGCGGCAAACCAGCCACGAAATGGGTGCTTTTCGCAAAATCCTACTAA